In Sporanaerobacter acetigenes DSM 13106, a single window of DNA contains:
- the rnr gene encoding ribonuclease R: protein MSVRENIVLFMEEKLYKPMTREELAKSFEIDDKDMKDFFKILDSMEKEGAIIKTRNELYGLPEKMNLVVGVLEGNERGYGFVIPDDKEKADIYISAEDMNGALHGDKVIARILKKGENGKREEGEILRVLSRANETIVGTFEHNKNFGFVLPDDSKISMDVFVSKADMNGAKTNQKVVVEITRWPEKRRNPEGKIVEVLGYIDEKGTDILSVIKQFKLPEQFPNKVLDQADRLEDSVSNEEMGKRVDLRDMTIFTIDGADAKDFDDAVSIEKLGNGNFKLGVHIADVSYYVNENSIIDKEALKRGTSVYLLDRVIPMLPEKLSNGICSLNPNVPRLTLSVFMEIDRNGKVVNHEIVESVIESKERLVYDDISDLLEKDDEKLKERYSHIYDDLKLMEELCHILNEKRERRGSLDFDFPEARIILDDKGIPVEIREEERRIANRMIEEFMLVCNETVAEYMYWSQVPFIYRIHEDPDMEKINEFNKFIHNFGYNLKGSQEVHPKELQSLMDKMKGKKEESLINTLMLRSLKKARYSSEVAGHFGLAAKYYCHFTSPIRRYPDLQIHRIIKSYIKGKLAPDKMDVLENRLAYVADISSTNERIAEEAERAVEDLKKAEYMKERVGNVYEGMVSSLTHFGMFVQLDNTIEGLVHFSNMIDDYYFYDEEKYYIIGELSKKQYRIGDMVNIKVIGADVLKGTIDFMLV from the coding sequence ATGAGCGTTAGAGAAAACATTGTATTGTTCATGGAAGAAAAACTATATAAGCCTATGACAAGAGAAGAATTGGCTAAATCTTTTGAAATAGATGACAAAGACATGAAAGATTTTTTTAAAATTCTAGACAGTATGGAAAAAGAAGGAGCCATAATTAAGACTAGAAATGAATTATATGGACTTCCTGAAAAGATGAATTTAGTAGTTGGAGTATTAGAAGGTAATGAGAGAGGATATGGCTTTGTCATTCCAGATGACAAAGAAAAGGCAGATATATATATATCTGCAGAAGATATGAATGGAGCCCTTCATGGAGACAAAGTTATAGCTAGAATACTGAAAAAAGGAGAAAATGGGAAAAGAGAAGAAGGAGAAATCTTAAGGGTACTTTCAAGAGCCAATGAGACTATTGTGGGAACATTTGAACATAACAAGAATTTTGGTTTTGTACTTCCTGATGATTCCAAAATAAGCATGGATGTATTTGTATCTAAAGCAGATATGAATGGAGCTAAGACCAATCAAAAGGTAGTAGTAGAAATAACTAGATGGCCTGAAAAAAGAAGAAATCCTGAAGGAAAAATTGTTGAGGTATTGGGATATATAGATGAAAAAGGAACTGATATACTTTCTGTAATCAAACAATTCAAATTGCCAGAACAATTTCCAAACAAGGTATTAGATCAGGCAGATAGGCTAGAGGACAGCGTATCTAATGAGGAAATGGGAAAAAGAGTAGATTTAAGGGATATGACTATTTTTACTATAGATGGTGCAGATGCAAAGGATTTTGACGATGCTGTTTCCATAGAAAAATTAGGCAATGGGAATTTTAAATTAGGAGTACATATTGCAGATGTATCCTACTACGTAAACGAAAATTCCATTATTGATAAGGAAGCATTAAAAAGAGGTACCAGTGTTTATTTGTTAGATAGAGTTATACCGATGCTGCCTGAAAAGCTTTCCAACGGAATTTGTAGTTTGAATCCCAATGTGCCAAGACTTACATTATCTGTTTTCATGGAAATTGATAGAAATGGTAAAGTAGTTAATCATGAAATAGTAGAGAGCGTCATTGAAAGTAAGGAAAGGCTTGTATATGATGACATATCGGATTTGTTGGAAAAAGATGATGAAAAGTTGAAAGAAAGGTATTCTCACATATATGATGATTTAAAACTCATGGAAGAGCTATGTCATATATTGAATGAAAAGAGGGAAAGAAGAGGTAGTTTAGATTTTGATTTTCCTGAAGCTAGAATAATACTTGATGACAAGGGCATTCCTGTTGAGATAAGAGAAGAAGAAAGGCGAATTGCAAATAGAATGATTGAAGAGTTCATGCTTGTATGCAATGAGACAGTTGCAGAATACATGTATTGGTCTCAAGTTCCATTTATATATAGAATTCATGAAGACCCTGATATGGAAAAAATAAATGAATTCAATAAATTTATTCACAATTTTGGATACAATCTAAAAGGCTCACAAGAAGTTCATCCAAAAGAACTTCAATCTCTTATGGATAAAATGAAAGGCAAAAAAGAGGAAAGCCTCATAAATACTCTCATGTTGAGATCACTTAAAAAAGCAAGATATAGCAGTGAAGTAGCTGGGCATTTTGGATTGGCAGCTAAGTACTATTGTCATTTCACATCGCCTATAAGAAGATACCCAGACCTTCAAATTCACAGAATAATAAAGAGCTACATAAAGGGAAAATTAGCTCCAGACAAAATGGATGTATTGGAAAATAGACTTGCCTATGTAGCAGATATATCATCAACCAATGAGAGAATTGCAGAAGAAGCTGAAAGAGCAGTAGAGGATTTGAAGAAAGCAGAATACATGAAAGAAAGAGTAGGAAATGTGTATGAAGGTATGGTTTCTTCATTGACTCATTTTGGAATGTTTGTTCAGCTTGACAATACCATAGAGGGTCTTGTACATTTCAGCAATATGATTGATGACTATTATTTTTATGATGAAGAAAAATACTATATCATTGGAGAATTGAGCAAAAAACAATATAGAATTGGAGATATGGTAAATATAAAAGTAATAGGAGCAGATGTGCTAAAGGGAACTATCGACTTCATGCTTGTCTAA
- a CDS encoding D-alanine--D-alanine ligase family protein, whose translation MKKRVGVIFGGRSVEHEVSVITGIQIMENIDKEKYDIVPIYINKEGRWLTGDSLFKFENFKENNLKDLKEIVFTPFHDDHNFYSHPNEKGGLFSNKKIVENIDVIFPALHGTNGEDGTIQGLFELMNIPYVGGGVLTSSVGMDKILMKDVFKANELPVVDYMWFYRSEWEEHKEEVLKIIEDKLKYPLFVKPANLGSSVGISKAVDNESLDRAIEIAIRYDRKIIIEKAVENPREINCAVIGYDNNLMASLCEEPLGFDELLSYEDKYVKSNMKGAKGERRRIPADIGEAKTKEIEEIAMKAFHSIDGRGNARIDFLLDEENNVYINEINTMPGSIAYYLWEGKGISFKELVNRMIDIGLKAHEDKNKNMYSYDVDLFNKVQFGGKARKM comes from the coding sequence ATGAAAAAAAGAGTTGGTGTAATATTTGGTGGAAGAAGCGTTGAACACGAAGTATCTGTCATTACAGGCATTCAAATAATGGAAAATATAGATAAAGAAAAATATGATATAGTACCTATATATATAAATAAGGAAGGAAGATGGCTTACTGGAGATAGTCTATTTAAGTTTGAAAATTTCAAAGAAAACAATTTGAAAGATTTAAAAGAAATAGTTTTTACTCCATTTCATGATGATCACAATTTCTATTCTCATCCAAATGAAAAGGGGGGACTTTTTAGCAATAAAAAAATTGTAGAAAATATAGATGTGATTTTTCCAGCTCTTCATGGAACAAATGGGGAAGATGGGACTATACAAGGCTTGTTTGAACTCATGAATATTCCATATGTAGGAGGAGGAGTACTTACTTCTAGTGTTGGAATGGATAAAATACTTATGAAAGATGTATTTAAAGCAAATGAACTTCCAGTAGTTGATTATATGTGGTTTTATAGATCAGAATGGGAAGAACATAAAGAAGAAGTATTGAAAATTATAGAAGATAAGCTAAAATACCCTCTATTTGTGAAACCAGCAAATTTAGGTTCCAGTGTTGGAATATCAAAAGCTGTTGACAATGAGAGTTTGGATAGAGCAATTGAGATAGCTATTAGATACGATAGAAAGATAATCATAGAAAAAGCTGTAGAAAATCCAAGAGAAATAAACTGTGCAGTTATAGGTTACGACAACAACTTAATGGCTTCTCTATGTGAAGAACCTCTTGGATTTGATGAACTTCTTTCATATGAAGATAAATATGTAAAGAGCAATATGAAAGGTGCAAAAGGAGAGAGAAGAAGAATTCCTGCTGATATAGGAGAAGCTAAAACAAAAGAAATAGAAGAAATAGCAATGAAGGCTTTCCACTCTATAGATGGAAGAGGAAATGCCAGAATAGACTTTTTACTAGATGAAGAAAACAATGTCTATATAAATGAAATAAATACTATGCCAGGTTCTATTGCTTACTATCTGTGGGAAGGGAAAGGCATATCTTTCAAAGAATTGGTAAATAGGATGATTGATATTGGACTTAAAGCGCATGAAGATAAAAATAAAAACATGTATTCCTATGATGTAGATCTTTTCAATAAGGTGCAATTTGGAGGAAAAGCTCGAAAAATGTAA
- a CDS encoding UDP-N-acetylmuramoyl-tripeptide--D-alanyl-D-alanine ligase — protein MEINILFSVSIALCIVAVVFRSKFFLHMMQLEGYKNEQYKKWMNSSSKVYTKKLKNSLIFLTVLTVAYIIIAGFNKSIFLFYGYLGIFIVAILYTTDFKKEEAKKELVFTPRAKRLYVSNFIIIFLVLLIVSLIYKGVVSDKQFYLPIVLYMFFILDYFQPKIMILANISVAPIEKKINMYYYEKAQEKVKSMEKLKVVGITGSFGKTSTKFVTATILDEKYNVLKTPESFNTPMGISKVINSDLNDDVEVFVAEMGARNIGDIKELAKLTNPSIGVLTSIGPAHLETFKNIENIMKTKYELIEELPADGVAIFNYDNEHIKKLADKTFKEKILYGLENIDELDIYAADIEVSKLGSTFTLKDKEGNEIKCTTRLLGKHNIYNLLAGASVGKALGLSFEEIKRGIEKVEPIPHRLNIIDPGTGIIIIDDAFNSNPIGARAALEVLSQFKEGKKIIITPGMVELGEREEDANRELGTNIGKVCDYAILVGGKRTKPIYEGLMEVGYSEENVFVVDNLDEATVELQKIVKPKDVVLFENDLPDNYDE, from the coding sequence GTGGAAATAAATATTTTATTTTCTGTTTCCATTGCCCTGTGTATTGTTGCAGTTGTTTTCAGGTCAAAATTTTTCCTACATATGATGCAACTTGAGGGATATAAAAATGAACAATATAAAAAATGGATGAATAGTTCTTCAAAAGTATATACAAAAAAATTGAAGAACAGTTTGATATTTTTAACTGTTTTGACAGTGGCATATATTATAATTGCTGGATTTAACAAGAGTATATTTTTATTTTATGGATATTTAGGAATATTTATTGTGGCAATCTTGTATACAACTGATTTTAAAAAGGAAGAAGCAAAAAAAGAATTAGTTTTTACTCCACGAGCTAAAAGACTTTATGTTTCAAATTTCATTATAATATTTCTTGTACTACTGATTGTATCTTTGATATACAAAGGAGTAGTCAGTGATAAACAGTTTTATTTGCCTATTGTACTTTATATGTTTTTTATTTTAGATTATTTTCAACCTAAAATAATGATATTGGCAAATATATCAGTTGCTCCAATTGAGAAAAAGATAAATATGTACTATTATGAAAAAGCTCAAGAAAAGGTAAAATCCATGGAAAAATTAAAGGTTGTAGGTATAACAGGAAGCTTTGGAAAGACTAGTACAAAATTTGTTACAGCTACAATACTAGATGAAAAATATAATGTTTTAAAAACTCCTGAAAGTTTCAATACTCCTATGGGAATAAGCAAAGTCATAAATAGTGACTTAAATGACGATGTAGAAGTATTTGTTGCTGAAATGGGAGCAAGAAATATTGGGGATATAAAGGAATTAGCGAAACTTACAAATCCTAGTATTGGTGTTTTAACATCTATAGGTCCAGCTCATTTAGAAACTTTCAAGAATATAGAAAATATAATGAAGACTAAATATGAACTTATAGAAGAATTGCCTGCTGATGGAGTAGCTATTTTTAATTATGACAATGAACATATAAAAAAATTAGCAGATAAGACTTTTAAAGAAAAGATACTTTATGGATTAGAAAATATAGATGAATTAGATATTTATGCTGCAGATATTGAAGTTTCCAAACTTGGTTCAACATTTACTCTAAAAGACAAGGAAGGAAATGAGATAAAATGTACAACAAGATTATTGGGTAAGCACAATATTTACAATTTGCTAGCTGGAGCTAGCGTTGGAAAGGCCTTGGGACTTTCTTTTGAAGAAATAAAAAGAGGCATTGAAAAAGTTGAACCTATACCTCATAGATTAAATATTATAGACCCAGGTACTGGAATTATAATTATAGATGATGCCTTCAATTCAAATCCAATAGGAGCAAGGGCTGCGTTAGAGGTTTTGAGTCAATTTAAAGAAGGTAAAAAAATAATTATAACTCCTGGAATGGTTGAATTGGGGGAAAGGGAAGAAGATGCCAATAGAGAATTAGGAACTAATATAGGAAAGGTTTGTGACTATGCTATATTGGTAGGAGGGAAACGAACTAAGCCAATTTATGAAGGATTGATGGAAGTTGGTTATAGTGAGGAGAATGTATTTGTTGTAGACAATTTAGACGAAGCAACTGTAGAGTTACAAAAAATTGTTAAGCCTAAAGATGTAGTATTATTTGAAAATGATTTACCTGACAATTATGATGAATAA
- a CDS encoding alpha/beta fold hydrolase has protein sequence MKVNIEGIDINYIVEGNGPNVLLLHGWGANIDTMMPIFNLLVKNFRVYAIDFPGFGQSEEPSEVFGVYDYARVAKKFIDNFNMDEVILIGHSFGGRVSIVLSSQYKNIVKKMILIDSAGLIPKRGAKYYIKVYSFKILRAVYNILFFWIDKKERMEKFYKKFGSTDYQNSSGIMRKVLVKVVNEDLKPLLKEIEASTLLIWGDKDTATPLYMGKIMENEIRDSGLVVLEGAGHYSYLDSFGRFSIILETFLLGGE, from the coding sequence ATGAAAGTTAATATAGAAGGTATAGACATAAATTATATTGTTGAAGGCAATGGGCCAAATGTTTTGCTTCTTCATGGTTGGGGAGCAAATATTGATACAATGATGCCTATATTTAATTTACTTGTGAAGAATTTTAGAGTATATGCCATAGATTTTCCAGGTTTTGGACAAAGTGAAGAACCTAGTGAGGTATTTGGGGTATATGACTATGCAAGGGTAGCTAAAAAGTTTATAGATAATTTTAATATGGATGAAGTCATCTTGATAGGTCATTCTTTTGGTGGAAGAGTATCCATAGTACTATCTAGTCAGTATAAAAATATTGTAAAGAAAATGATCTTAATAGACAGTGCCGGTCTTATTCCAAAAAGAGGAGCCAAATATTACATAAAAGTTTATAGTTTTAAGATTTTAAGAGCTGTATACAATATATTGTTTTTTTGGATAGACAAAAAAGAAAGAATGGAGAAATTCTACAAAAAATTTGGCTCCACCGATTATCAAAATTCTTCTGGAATAATGAGAAAAGTACTTGTGAAAGTAGTTAATGAAGATTTAAAGCCACTTTTGAAGGAAATAGAAGCTTCAACTCTTCTCATATGGGGAGATAAAGATACGGCAACACCATTGTATATGGGAAAGATCATGGAAAATGAAATAAGAGACAGCGGATTAGTTGTCCTCGAAGGTGCGGGACATTATTCGTATTTGGACTCATTTGGCAGATTTTCTATCATATTAGAAACCTTTTTATTGGGAGGTGAATAA
- a CDS encoding sodium-translocating pyrophosphatase, translating into MDNAIIIAPIVGVLALFFALYKANSINKVAPGTDRMKEISSYIQEGAMAFLKREYRSLAIFIVVLFIVLAIGISPKTALCFLLGAIFSILAGYFGMRVATKANVRTANAAKEEGMNKALNVAFSGGAVMGMCVVGLGVLGVGLLYIIFEDPEIITGFGLGASSIALFARVGGGIYTKAADVGADLVGKVEAGIPEDDPRNPAVIADNVGDNVGDVAGMGADLFESYVGAIISAITLGIAAYGDSGVNYALALASVGIVASIIGVFFVRGNKDPQKSLNTGTAVSSIITIIFAFILSNSMLGSYRPFVSILSGLAVGIIIAKITEYYTSADYKPVKRIADESETGASTNIIGGLSVGMMSTGGPIIVIAIGILVAFYASNGATNAAEGLYGIALAAVGMLSTAGMTIAVDAYGPIADNAGGIAEMCDLPEDVRKITDKLDSVGNTTAAVGKGFAIGSAALTALALFASYTQAVGLSGIDLTSPKVIAGLFIGGMLPFIFSAITMEAVGKAAFSMIEEVRRQFKTIPGIMEGKATPEYGTCVDISTKAALKEMIVPGLLAVVVPILVGVILGPEALGGLLAGALVTGVLMAIFMANAGGAWDNAKKYIEEGNHGGKGSPAHKAAVVGDTVGDPFKDTSGPSINILIKLMTIVSLVFAQLFI; encoded by the coding sequence ATGGACAATGCTATTATAATAGCACCTATTGTTGGCGTACTAGCGCTATTTTTTGCTCTTTATAAGGCAAATTCAATCAATAAAGTAGCGCCTGGCACAGATAGGATGAAGGAAATTTCATCTTATATACAAGAAGGTGCTATGGCATTTTTAAAGAGAGAGTACAGATCTCTAGCAATTTTTATTGTTGTACTATTTATAGTATTAGCTATTGGTATTAGTCCAAAAACGGCATTATGTTTCTTATTAGGAGCAATATTTTCTATATTGGCAGGCTATTTTGGAATGAGAGTTGCCACAAAAGCCAATGTAAGAACTGCCAATGCTGCAAAAGAAGAAGGTATGAACAAAGCTCTAAATGTTGCTTTTTCAGGTGGAGCAGTTATGGGAATGTGTGTAGTAGGCCTTGGAGTATTAGGAGTAGGTTTATTATACATAATATTTGAGGATCCAGAAATCATAACTGGATTTGGACTTGGCGCTTCATCAATAGCACTTTTTGCTCGTGTTGGTGGTGGAATTTATACAAAAGCTGCTGACGTTGGAGCTGACCTAGTTGGGAAAGTTGAAGCTGGAATTCCAGAGGATGACCCAAGAAATCCTGCTGTTATCGCAGATAATGTTGGAGACAATGTAGGGGACGTAGCTGGAATGGGTGCTGATTTATTTGAATCCTATGTTGGTGCAATTATTTCAGCAATCACTCTTGGAATAGCTGCTTATGGAGATAGTGGTGTTAATTATGCATTAGCACTTGCATCTGTAGGTATTGTTGCTTCAATCATTGGTGTTTTCTTTGTAAGAGGAAATAAAGATCCACAAAAATCTTTAAATACAGGTACAGCTGTAAGTTCAATCATTACTATCATATTTGCATTTATATTGAGTAATTCAATGTTAGGATCTTATAGACCATTTGTATCAATACTATCTGGTCTTGCAGTAGGAATTATAATAGCAAAGATAACAGAATATTATACATCTGCTGATTATAAACCTGTAAAGAGAATAGCAGATGAATCAGAAACTGGAGCATCAACAAATATCATAGGTGGACTTTCTGTAGGTATGATGTCTACAGGAGGACCAATCATTGTTATAGCAATTGGAATATTAGTTGCATTTTATGCTTCAAATGGAGCAACAAATGCAGCAGAAGGATTATATGGGATAGCATTAGCAGCTGTAGGGATGCTTTCAACTGCAGGAATGACAATAGCAGTAGATGCTTATGGTCCTATCGCTGACAATGCTGGTGGAATTGCTGAAATGTGTGATTTGCCAGAAGATGTACGTAAAATTACAGACAAACTTGATTCAGTAGGAAACACTACTGCTGCTGTAGGTAAGGGATTTGCAATAGGTTCAGCTGCTCTAACGGCTCTTGCACTATTTGCTTCTTATACACAAGCAGTTGGATTGTCAGGAATAGATTTGACTAGTCCAAAAGTTATAGCTGGGTTGTTTATAGGTGGAATGTTGCCATTTATTTTCTCAGCAATAACAATGGAAGCAGTAGGAAAAGCTGCTTTTAGTATGATTGAAGAAGTAAGAAGACAATTTAAGACAATTCCAGGAATCATGGAAGGTAAAGCTACTCCAGAATATGGTACATGTGTTGACATTAGTACAAAAGCTGCACTAAAAGAAATGATTGTACCAGGATTGTTGGCTGTTGTAGTGCCTATATTGGTAGGTGTTATACTAGGACCAGAAGCTCTTGGAGGATTGCTTGCTGGAGCATTAGTTACAGGTGTTCTTATGGCAATATTTATGGCCAATGCAGGTGGTGCTTGGGACAATGCTAAGAAATATATAGAAGAAGGAAACCATGGTGGGAAAGGAAGCCCAGCTCATAAAGCAGCTGTAGTTGGAGATACAGTAGGAGATCCATTTAAAGATACATCAGGTCCATCAATAAACATATTGATTAAGCTTATGACAATTGTATCATTGGTATTTGCTCAATTGTTTATATAA
- the secG gene encoding preprotein translocase subunit SecG — protein MQTLFSIIVLLASVVLIFTVMLQPSKSEGLGTIGGAGESIWGKSKSKNYEDKLAKATTIAAIVFMVSAIVLAAIQ, from the coding sequence GTGCAAACATTATTTTCAATAATTGTTTTACTTGCAAGTGTGGTGTTGATATTTACTGTCATGCTACAACCAAGTAAATCAGAAGGACTTGGAACTATTGGTGGTGCAGGTGAAAGTATTTGGGGAAAAAGCAAAAGCAAAAATTATGAAGATAAACTAGCTAAAGCAACAACTATAGCAGCCATTGTATTTATGGTTTCTGCAATAGTATTAGCTGCAATACAATAA
- the eno gene encoding phosphopyruvate hydratase, which produces MTMITDIYAREVLDSRANPTVEVEVWTENDAFGRAQVPSGASTGAFEAVELRDGDKARYLGKGVMNAVDNVNNIIAPEIIGMDVFDQVGIDMKMIELDGTHNKGKLGANAILGVSLAVAKAAANELGLPLYQYIGGVNGKVLPVPMMNILNGGKHADNNVDIQEFMILPVGAVNFREALRMGAEVFHNLKAVLKGKGLNTAVGDEGGFAPNLTSNEEALATIVEAIEKAGYKPGKDVCLGVDVAATEIYDEERKIYKLAGEGKELTVEEMVDFYEELVNKYPIISIEDGLAEEDWDGWKLLTDRLGDKVQIVGDDLFVTNTERVEKGIQLQVANSVLIKLNQIGTLTETLNTIEMAKVHGYTAVVSHRSGETEDTTIADLVVGVNAGQIKTGAPSRTDRVAKYNQLLRLEDFLGDTAEYRGMDAFYNLKK; this is translated from the coding sequence ATGACAATGATAACTGATATTTATGCAAGAGAGGTACTAGATTCAAGAGCAAACCCTACTGTAGAAGTAGAAGTTTGGACAGAAAATGATGCTTTTGGTAGAGCACAAGTTCCATCAGGAGCTTCAACAGGAGCTTTTGAAGCTGTTGAGCTTAGAGATGGGGACAAAGCTAGATATTTGGGAAAAGGTGTTATGAATGCAGTAGATAATGTAAATAATATTATTGCTCCAGAAATTATAGGAATGGATGTATTTGATCAAGTTGGAATAGACATGAAAATGATTGAACTTGATGGAACACATAACAAGGGGAAACTTGGAGCAAATGCAATACTAGGAGTTTCTTTGGCAGTAGCTAAAGCTGCAGCTAATGAACTTGGACTTCCACTTTATCAATATATTGGAGGAGTGAACGGGAAAGTACTTCCAGTTCCAATGATGAATATATTGAATGGTGGGAAACATGCTGACAACAATGTAGATATCCAAGAATTTATGATATTGCCAGTTGGAGCAGTAAACTTTAGGGAAGCTCTAAGAATGGGTGCGGAAGTATTCCATAATTTGAAAGCAGTATTAAAAGGGAAGGGTTTAAATACTGCGGTTGGTGATGAAGGTGGATTTGCTCCAAACTTGACAAGCAATGAAGAAGCTCTTGCTACTATAGTAGAAGCTATAGAAAAGGCTGGATATAAACCAGGAAAAGATGTTTGTTTAGGAGTAGACGTAGCTGCTACAGAAATATATGATGAAGAAAGAAAAATCTATAAATTAGCTGGAGAAGGAAAAGAATTAACTGTAGAAGAAATGGTTGATTTTTATGAAGAATTAGTAAACAAATATCCAATAATATCTATTGAAGATGGTCTAGCTGAGGAAGATTGGGATGGATGGAAGCTATTGACTGACAGATTAGGAGACAAGGTACAAATAGTTGGAGACGATTTGTTTGTTACAAATACTGAAAGAGTAGAAAAGGGTATCCAATTACAAGTTGCAAATTCAGTGCTTATAAAATTAAATCAAATAGGTACACTTACAGAAACATTAAATACTATAGAAATGGCTAAAGTTCATGGATATACTGCAGTTGTATCTCATAGATCAGGTGAGACAGAAGATACAACTATTGCAGATTTAGTAGTTGGTGTAAATGCAGGACAAATAAAAACTGGTGCACCATCTAGAACAGATAGAGTTGCAAAATATAATCAACTTTTAAGACTTGAAGATTTTCTAGGAGATACTGCAGAGTATAGAGGAATGGATGCTTTTTATAATTTAAAAAAGTAA
- the gpmI gene encoding 2,3-bisphosphoglycerate-independent phosphoglycerate mutase has protein sequence MHNKKPVMLMILDGWGLEEKKEGNAIKLAKTPNYDRLLKEYPNTKLSPSGLSVGLPDGQMGNSEVGHLNIGAGRIVYQELTRITKSIEDGDFFHKEEFLQAIESAKANNSKIHVMGLVSDGGVHSHNTHLYALLELFKKEGIENVCIHAFLDGRDVSPTSGKNYIEELEKKINEIGVGKIATVSGRYYAMDRDKRWERVKLAYDAMVLGNGKKEVGAVEAIEKSYAEDVTDEFVVPTVIYKDEKPVATIEDGDSIIFFNFRPDRAREITRAIVDEKFEGFERQKKVETFYVTMTQYDKTIENVHIAYKPEKYKNTLGEYVSKLGMKQLRIAETEKYAHVTFFFNGGVEEPNANEDRVLIPSPKVATYDMQPEMSAIEVKNEVINRIKMDEYDLIILNFANPDMVGHTGDLEATIKAVETIDTCIGEIVEEILNRNGKLMITADHGNAEKMIDEEGHPVTSHTTNKVPCIIIGEGKVHLREGKLADISPTLLRMMNIEIPSEMTGQSLILKEE, from the coding sequence ATGCACAATAAAAAACCAGTAATGCTCATGATATTAGATGGCTGGGGATTGGAAGAGAAAAAAGAAGGAAATGCAATTAAACTTGCAAAAACACCTAATTATGATAGACTTTTAAAAGAATATCCCAATACAAAATTAAGTCCCAGTGGACTTTCTGTAGGATTGCCAGATGGGCAAATGGGAAATTCAGAAGTAGGCCATTTAAATATTGGAGCAGGAAGAATTGTATACCAAGAATTAACCAGGATAACTAAATCTATTGAAGATGGAGATTTTTTTCATAAAGAAGAATTCTTACAAGCTATAGAAAGCGCAAAAGCAAATAATAGCAAGATTCATGTAATGGGTTTGGTATCTGACGGTGGTGTACATAGCCACAATACCCATCTTTATGCACTATTAGAGTTATTCAAAAAGGAAGGCATTGAAAATGTGTGTATTCATGCTTTTCTAGATGGAAGAGATGTATCTCCGACAAGTGGCAAAAACTATATTGAAGAACTAGAGAAAAAGATAAATGAAATAGGCGTAGGGAAAATTGCTACAGTATCAGGTAGATACTATGCTATGGATAGGGACAAGAGATGGGAAAGAGTGAAACTTGCCTATGATGCTATGGTGTTAGGGAACGGTAAAAAAGAAGTAGGTGCTGTAGAAGCCATTGAAAAATCCTATGCAGAAGATGTTACAGATGAGTTCGTAGTGCCAACAGTTATTTATAAAGATGAAAAGCCTGTAGCAACTATTGAAGATGGAGATTCTATTATATTTTTCAATTTTAGACCTGATAGAGCCAGAGAAATAACTAGAGCTATAGTTGATGAAAAATTTGAAGGATTTGAAAGACAAAAGAAAGTTGAAACTTTTTATGTTACAATGACTCAATATGATAAGACTATTGAAAATGTCCACATAGCATATAAACCAGAAAAATATAAAAATACATTAGGTGAATATGTAAGCAAACTTGGAATGAAACAGCTAAGAATTGCAGAGACTGAAAAATATGCTCATGTGACTTTCTTCTTTAATGGAGGAGTAGAAGAGCCAAATGCAAATGAAGATAGAGTTCTCATTCCGTCTCCTAAAGTAGCTACTTATGACATGCAGCCAGAGATGAGTGCTATTGAAGTAAAAAATGAAGTTATAAATAGAATTAAAATGGATGAATATGATCTTATCATTTTAAATTTTGCAAATCCTGATATGGTAGGGCATACAGGTGATTTAGAAGCTACCATAAAAGCTGTAGAGACTATAGATACTTGCATAGGAGAAATAGTAGAAGAAATTTTAAATAGAAATGGAAAACTTATGATTACTGCAGATCATGGAAATGCAGAAAAAATGATTGATGAAGAAGGTCATCCTGTTACATCTCATACAACAAATAAAGTTCCTTGTATCATTATAGGAGAAGGAAAAGTTCATTTGAGAGAGGGAAAACTTGCAGATATTTCTCCAACATTACTTCGTATGATGAATATTGAAATTCCAAGTGAGATGACAGGTCAATCACTAATTTTGAAGGAGGAATAA